In Serratia marcescens subsp. marcescens ATCC 13880, a single genomic region encodes these proteins:
- the lptC gene encoding LPS export ABC transporter periplasmic protein LptC codes for MSKTKLWITILLTVIVLALIGWNMTDFSDDTAPGPVNDQDPTYQSQHTVTVVYNPAGKLNYKLVAEDAKYYTAGELSWFTQPVMTLFDENAVATWSVRADRAKLTKDRMLYLYGHVEVNSLTTTSQLEKIKTDNAQVNLVTQDVTSDDEVTLYGTNFTSNGMKMRGNLRTKTAELIDKVKTNYEIQNQKTTP; via the coding sequence ATGAGTAAAACCAAACTGTGGATCACCATCCTGTTGACGGTGATCGTTCTGGCGCTGATCGGCTGGAACATGACGGACTTCAGCGACGACACGGCCCCTGGCCCGGTCAACGATCAGGATCCGACCTACCAGAGCCAGCACACGGTCACCGTGGTGTACAACCCGGCCGGCAAGCTGAATTACAAACTGGTGGCGGAAGACGCGAAGTATTACACCGCCGGCGAGCTGAGCTGGTTCACCCAGCCGGTGATGACGCTGTTCGATGAGAATGCGGTGGCCACCTGGTCAGTTCGCGCCGATCGCGCCAAACTGACTAAAGACCGAATGCTGTATCTGTATGGTCACGTCGAGGTGAACAGCCTGACCACCACCTCGCAGCTGGAAAAAATTAAGACGGACAACGCTCAGGTAAACCTGGTCACCCAAGACGTCACCTCCGATGACGAAGTCACGCTTTACGGGACCAATTTTACCTCTAACGGCATGAAAATGCGTGGGAACCTGCGGACCAAAACCGCTGAGCTGATTGATAAGGTTAAGACCAACTATGAAATTCAGAACCAAAAAACAACTCCGTAA
- the mlaB gene encoding lipid asymmetry maintenance protein MlaB: protein MSAALSFESEQQTLILRGELDRETLQPLWRQRDALMADKTAIDVAQLQRVDSAGLALLLHLQEEQRQRGVALKIFGATERLKTLIALYNLQAIMPVDTAG from the coding sequence ATGTCGGCAGCGCTCAGCTTCGAATCAGAGCAGCAGACGCTGATCCTGCGCGGTGAACTGGATCGGGAAACGCTGCAGCCGCTGTGGCGGCAGCGCGACGCGCTGATGGCGGATAAAACTGCGATCGACGTGGCGCAACTGCAGCGCGTGGACTCCGCCGGGCTGGCGCTGTTGCTGCATCTGCAGGAAGAGCAGCGCCAACGCGGCGTAGCGCTGAAAATTTTCGGCGCCACCGAGCGCCTGAAAACGCTGATCGCGCTCTACAACCTGCAGGCGATAATGCCTGTCGATACCGCCGGTTAG
- the lptA gene encoding lipopolysaccharide ABC transporter substrate-binding protein LptA, producing the protein MKFRTKKQLRNLLLGSLVLAASAPALALKSDSSQPVSIDSLKQSLDMQSNVSTFTDNVVIKQGTIDIRADKVVVTRPGGDQNKTYIEAFGNPVTFYQMQDSGKPVKGHAQKVRYDVATQLVTLTGNAYLEQLDSNVKGDRITYLVQQQQMQAFSDKGKRVTTVLVPSQLQDKNEQKKSN; encoded by the coding sequence ATGAAATTCAGAACCAAAAAACAACTCCGTAACCTGTTGCTCGGCAGCTTAGTTTTGGCCGCCAGCGCCCCCGCTCTGGCGCTGAAATCCGACTCCAGCCAGCCGGTCAGCATCGACTCGCTCAAGCAGTCGTTGGACATGCAAAGCAACGTCAGCACCTTCACCGACAACGTGGTGATCAAACAGGGCACCATCGATATTCGCGCCGACAAGGTGGTCGTCACCCGCCCGGGCGGAGATCAGAATAAGACCTATATTGAAGCGTTCGGCAACCCGGTAACCTTCTACCAGATGCAGGACAGCGGCAAGCCGGTCAAAGGCCACGCGCAGAAAGTGCGTTACGACGTGGCGACCCAGCTGGTGACCCTGACGGGCAACGCCTATCTGGAGCAGCTCGACAGCAACGTGAAAGGCGATCGCATCACCTATCTGGTGCAACAGCAGCAAATGCAGGCGTTTAGCGATAAAGGCAAACGCGTGACAACGGTTCTGGTACCGTCGCAGTTGCAAGACAAAAACGAGCAAAAAAAGAGTAACTAA
- the mlaD gene encoding outer membrane lipid asymmetry maintenance protein MlaD, giving the protein MQTKKSEIWVGAFMLIALCAIVFICLQVANLKSIGSEPTYRIYATFDNIGGLKPRSPVKIGGVVIGRVADIELDSKTYTPRVALDIQKKYDQIPDTSSLAIRTSGLLGEQYLALNVGFEDPDMGTTILKDGGTIQDTKSAMVLEDLIGQFLYKSGGQDSAKSGDAAAEPAAGAAPQPAVPNH; this is encoded by the coding sequence ATGCAAACGAAGAAGAGTGAAATCTGGGTTGGGGCATTTATGCTGATCGCGCTGTGCGCCATCGTGTTTATCTGCCTGCAGGTGGCGAACCTTAAATCGATCGGCAGCGAGCCGACCTACCGCATTTACGCAACGTTCGACAACATCGGCGGCCTGAAACCGCGTTCGCCGGTGAAAATTGGCGGCGTGGTGATCGGCCGCGTGGCGGACATCGAACTCGATTCGAAAACCTACACGCCGCGCGTGGCGCTGGATATCCAGAAAAAGTACGACCAAATCCCGGATACCAGCTCGCTGGCGATCCGCACCTCCGGCCTGCTGGGCGAGCAATATCTGGCGCTTAACGTGGGCTTCGAAGATCCTGATATGGGCACCACCATCCTGAAAGATGGCGGCACCATTCAGGACACCAAATCAGCCATGGTTCTGGAAGACCTGATCGGCCAGTTCCTGTATAAAAGCGGCGGTCAGGACAGCGCCAAATCGGGAGACGCGGCCGCTGAGCCGGCTGCCGGCGCCGCACCGCAACCCGCTGTTCCAAATCATTAA
- the ibaG gene encoding BolA family iron metabolism protein IbaG yields the protein METNEIKDVLMQALALDEVHVTGDGSHFQAIVVGELFAGMSRVKKQQTVYAPLMEYIADNRIHALSIKAYTPEEWQRDRKLNGF from the coding sequence ATGGAAACCAACGAGATTAAAGACGTGCTGATGCAGGCATTGGCACTGGATGAAGTACATGTGACGGGCGACGGTAGCCATTTTCAGGCGATTGTGGTCGGTGAACTGTTCGCCGGCATGAGCCGCGTCAAAAAACAGCAGACGGTTTACGCACCGCTGATGGAATACATTGCGGACAACCGCATTCATGCCTTGTCTATTAAGGCGTACACCCCTGAAGAGTGGCAGCGAGACCGCAAACTCAACGGATTTTAA
- a CDS encoding calcium/sodium antiporter yields MFLAIALLIVGLFLLVYGADRLVYGAAVISRSLGVPPLIIGMTIVGIGTSLPELIVSTTAALNGQIDMAVGNVVGSNITNILLILGVAALIHPLAARSEILRRELPLMLAVTVLCGFVLMDGTLSRLDGVLLLAAAAGFILLMLKIARLAQREGSDSLTMEQIAELPQDSSNTVAVLWLVLAFIILPLSSRMVVDNATVIAHYFGLSELVVGLTIIAIGTSLPELATSIAGALKGEDDMAIGNIIGSNIFNTVIVLGVPALLSPGSVDTAAFQRDYWVMLAASVLLSVLCIGRKHRIGHLAGALLLCGFIAYLAVLFFNPFSTFG; encoded by the coding sequence ATGTTTCTCGCGATAGCATTATTAATCGTTGGTTTATTTCTACTGGTGTACGGTGCAGACCGCTTAGTTTATGGTGCTGCCGTGATTTCCCGCTCGCTCGGCGTACCGCCGTTGATCATCGGCATGACCATCGTCGGCATCGGCACTTCGCTGCCGGAGCTGATCGTGTCCACCACCGCCGCGCTGAACGGGCAGATAGATATGGCCGTTGGCAACGTAGTAGGTTCCAACATCACCAACATTTTATTGATCCTGGGCGTGGCGGCGTTGATTCACCCGCTGGCCGCGCGCTCTGAGATACTGCGGCGCGAACTGCCGCTGATGTTAGCGGTCACAGTATTATGCGGTTTCGTGTTGATGGACGGCACCCTGAGCAGGCTGGACGGCGTGCTGCTGCTGGCCGCCGCCGCCGGCTTCATCCTGCTGATGCTGAAAATCGCCCGGCTGGCGCAGCGCGAGGGCAGCGACAGCCTGACTATGGAGCAGATCGCCGAGCTGCCGCAGGACAGCAGCAATACCGTGGCGGTGCTGTGGCTGGTGCTGGCGTTTATCATTCTGCCGCTCTCTTCCAGAATGGTGGTCGATAACGCGACGGTGATCGCGCACTATTTCGGCCTGAGCGAACTGGTGGTCGGTTTGACCATTATCGCCATCGGCACCAGCCTGCCCGAACTGGCCACCTCCATCGCCGGGGCGCTGAAGGGCGAGGATGATATGGCGATTGGTAATATCATCGGCTCCAATATTTTCAACACGGTGATCGTGCTGGGCGTACCCGCCCTGCTGTCGCCGGGCAGCGTAGACACCGCCGCCTTCCAGCGCGATTACTGGGTGATGCTGGCGGCCAGCGTGCTGCTGAGCGTGCTGTGCATCGGCCGCAAACATCGCATCGGCCACCTGGCGGGCGCGCTGTTATTATGCGGCTTTATTGCGTATCTTGCGGTGCTGTTCTTTAACCCTTTCAGTACTTTCGGCTAA
- the kdsC gene encoding 3-deoxy-manno-octulosonate-8-phosphatase KdsC, translated as MGMVETCYGPVEQEVMARAGNIRLLICDVDGVLSDGLIFMGNNGEELKAFNVRDGYGIRCLKTSDIEVAIITGRSAKLLEDRAQTLGITHLYQGQSDKLLAFRELLDKLSLTADQVAYIGDDLIDWPVMAQVGLAVAVADAHPLLTPRAHYVTRIAGGRGAVRELCDIILLAQNKLEDAKGLSI; from the coding sequence ATGGGTATGGTAGAAACCTGCTACGGGCCGGTAGAACAAGAGGTTATGGCGCGTGCCGGGAACATCCGCCTGTTGATTTGCGACGTTGACGGCGTGCTGTCGGACGGCCTGATCTTCATGGGCAACAACGGTGAAGAACTGAAGGCGTTCAACGTGCGCGACGGTTACGGCATCCGCTGCTTGAAAACCTCGGACATCGAGGTGGCGATCATCACCGGTCGCTCCGCCAAGCTGCTGGAAGATCGCGCGCAGACGCTCGGCATCACCCATCTGTATCAGGGGCAATCCGATAAGCTTTTGGCCTTCCGCGAACTGTTGGATAAACTGTCGTTAACGGCGGATCAGGTCGCCTATATCGGCGATGACCTGATCGACTGGCCGGTGATGGCGCAGGTCGGCCTGGCGGTCGCGGTGGCGGACGCCCACCCGCTGCTGACGCCGCGCGCCCACTACGTCACCCGCATTGCCGGCGGCCGCGGCGCGGTGCGCGAACTGTGCGACATCATTCTTTTGGCTCAAAATAAGCTGGAGGACGCCAAAGGGCTGTCGATATGA
- the degS gene encoding outer membrane-stress sensor serine endopeptidase DegS, whose protein sequence is MFAKLLRSVVIGLIVAGLLLAALPMLRSSNGLFAEKTENTSDETPVSYNKAVRRAAPAVVNIYNRNLNGAANVLSLGSGVIMNERGYIITNRHVIKDAQQITVVLQDGRRYEALLVGSDGLTDLAVLKIDPGNLPVIPTNKNRVAHVGDVVLAIGNPYNLGQTVTQGILSATGRISMSTTGRQTFLQTDASINRGNSGGALVNSLGELIGINTLTYDKITDGETPEGLGFAIPIELATKIMDKLIRDGRVIRGYFGIQGKEIIPLRSSNSGIDRLQGIIVTEITPNGPASNAGFQINDIIINVDNKPAVSVLETMDQVAEIRPGTEIPVIVLRDGKRITLKMTVGEFPEDSN, encoded by the coding sequence ATGTTTGCTAAGCTCTTGCGTTCTGTCGTTATCGGTCTCATCGTTGCCGGCCTGCTGTTGGCCGCTCTGCCCATGCTGCGTTCTTCCAACGGTCTGTTTGCAGAGAAAACCGAGAATACCAGCGACGAAACGCCGGTGAGCTACAACAAGGCGGTGCGCCGCGCCGCGCCTGCCGTGGTGAACATCTACAACCGCAACCTGAACGGCGCCGCCAACGTGCTGTCGCTCGGTTCCGGCGTGATCATGAACGAACGCGGCTATATCATCACCAACCGCCACGTGATCAAAGACGCACAGCAGATCACCGTGGTGTTGCAGGATGGCCGCCGTTACGAAGCGCTGCTGGTGGGCTCCGACGGCCTGACCGATTTGGCGGTGCTGAAGATCGATCCCGGCAACCTGCCGGTGATCCCGACCAACAAAAACCGCGTTGCCCACGTCGGCGATGTGGTGCTGGCGATCGGCAACCCGTATAACCTGGGGCAGACCGTCACTCAGGGCATCCTCAGCGCCACCGGGCGCATCAGTATGAGCACCACCGGCCGGCAGACGTTCCTGCAGACCGACGCCTCAATCAACCGCGGCAATTCCGGCGGCGCGCTGGTCAACTCGCTGGGTGAGCTGATCGGTATCAACACCCTGACCTATGACAAAATCACCGACGGCGAAACGCCGGAAGGGCTGGGCTTTGCGATCCCGATCGAACTGGCCACCAAGATCATGGACAAGCTGATCCGCGACGGCCGCGTTATCCGCGGCTATTTCGGTATTCAGGGCAAGGAGATCATTCCGCTGCGCTCGTCCAATTCCGGCATCGATCGCCTGCAGGGCATCATCGTGACCGAGATTACGCCGAACGGCCCGGCGAGCAACGCCGGCTTCCAGATCAACGACATCATCATCAACGTGGATAACAAACCGGCGGTGTCCGTGCTGGAGACCATGGATCAGGTGGCGGAGATCAGACCGGGCACCGAGATACCGGTTATCGTGCTGCGCGACGGCAAACGCATTACGTTGAAAATGACGGTGGGTGAATTCCCGGAAGACAGCAATTAA
- the lptB gene encoding LPS export ABC transporter ATP-binding protein translates to MATLIAENLAKAYKGRKVVEDVSLKVKSGEIVGLLGPNGAGKTTTFYMVVGIVPRDAGRIVIDEEDISLLPLHARARRGIGYLPQEASIFRRLSVYDNLMAVLEIRPDLTSEQREDRAKELMEEFHISHLRDSLGQALSGGERRRVEIARALAANPKFILLDEPFAGVDPISVIDIKKIIEHLRDSGLGVLITDHNVRETLDVCERAYIVSQGKLIAHGTPDAILADEQVKRVYLGEEFRL, encoded by the coding sequence ATGGCAACACTCATCGCAGAAAACCTGGCGAAAGCCTACAAGGGCCGTAAAGTTGTCGAAGACGTCAGCCTGAAAGTGAAATCCGGCGAGATCGTCGGCCTGCTCGGCCCGAACGGCGCCGGTAAAACCACCACCTTCTACATGGTGGTCGGCATCGTGCCACGCGACGCCGGGCGCATCGTGATCGACGAAGAAGACATCAGCCTGCTGCCGCTGCACGCCCGCGCGCGCCGCGGCATTGGTTACCTGCCGCAGGAAGCGTCGATCTTCCGCCGCCTGAGCGTGTACGACAACCTGATGGCGGTGCTGGAGATTCGCCCCGACCTCACCAGCGAACAGCGCGAAGACCGCGCCAAAGAACTGATGGAAGAGTTCCATATCTCCCATCTGCGCGACAGCCTCGGCCAGGCGCTGTCCGGCGGTGAACGCCGCCGCGTCGAAATCGCCCGCGCGCTGGCGGCCAACCCGAAATTCATTCTGCTGGACGAACCCTTCGCCGGGGTGGATCCGATTTCCGTTATCGACATCAAAAAAATCATCGAGCACCTGCGTGACAGCGGCCTGGGCGTGCTGATCACCGACCACAACGTGCGCGAGACGCTGGACGTATGTGAACGCGCCTACATCGTCAGCCAGGGCAAACTGATTGCCCACGGCACGCCGGATGCTATTCTGGCCGACGAGCAGGTTAAACGCGTTTATCTGGGCGAAGAGTTCCGCCTCTAA
- the kdsD gene encoding arabinose-5-phosphate isomerase KdsD: MSNIELQPGFDFQQAGKEVLQIEREGLAQLDRYINADFTRACETIAACGGKVVVMGMGKSGHIGCKIAATFASTGTPSFFVHPAEASHGDLGMVTPQDIVLAISNSGESSEILALIPVLKRQQITLICMTNNPESAMGKAADIHLCIKVPQEACPLGLAPTTSTTATLVMGDALAVALLKARGFTPEDFALSHPGGALGRKLLLRVSDIMHSGDEIPHVSADASLRDALLEITRKNLGLTVICDDLMKIAGIFTDGDLRRVFDMGINLHEAKIADVMTPGGVRVRPNLLAVDALNLMQQRHITALLVADGDQLLGVVHMHDMLRAGVV; the protein is encoded by the coding sequence ATGTCGAACATTGAGTTGCAACCGGGCTTCGATTTTCAACAGGCCGGTAAGGAAGTGCTTCAGATAGAGCGTGAAGGGCTGGCCCAGCTCGATCGCTACATCAACGCAGACTTCACCCGCGCCTGCGAAACCATCGCCGCCTGCGGCGGCAAAGTGGTGGTGATGGGCATGGGCAAATCCGGCCATATCGGCTGCAAGATCGCCGCGACCTTCGCCAGCACCGGCACGCCCTCATTCTTCGTTCATCCGGCGGAGGCCAGCCATGGCGATTTGGGCATGGTCACCCCGCAGGACATCGTGCTCGCCATCTCCAACTCCGGCGAGTCCAGCGAGATCCTGGCGCTGATCCCGGTGTTGAAACGCCAACAGATCACCCTCATCTGTATGACCAACAATCCGGAAAGCGCGATGGGTAAAGCGGCGGATATCCACCTGTGCATCAAGGTGCCGCAGGAAGCGTGCCCGCTGGGGCTGGCGCCGACCACCAGCACCACCGCCACGCTGGTGATGGGCGATGCGCTGGCCGTCGCGCTGCTCAAAGCGCGCGGTTTCACGCCGGAAGATTTCGCGCTGTCGCATCCGGGCGGCGCACTCGGCCGCAAACTGCTGCTGCGGGTTAGCGATATCATGCACAGCGGCGATGAAATACCCCACGTCAGCGCCGACGCCTCGTTGCGCGACGCGTTGCTGGAAATTACCCGCAAAAATCTGGGCCTGACGGTGATCTGCGACGATTTGATGAAAATCGCCGGCATCTTTACCGATGGCGACCTGCGCCGGGTGTTCGACATGGGCATCAACCTGCACGAGGCGAAGATCGCCGATGTCATGACGCCGGGCGGCGTGCGGGTGCGCCCCAACCTCCTGGCGGTCGATGCATTGAACCTGATGCAACAACGCCACATCACCGCGCTGCTGGTTGCCGATGGCGACCAGTTGCTGGGTGTGGTACATATGCATGACATGCTGCGCGCCGGCGTCGTTTAA
- the murA gene encoding UDP-N-acetylglucosamine 1-carboxyvinyltransferase, producing the protein MDKFRVQGRTRLSGEVSISGAKNAALPILFAALLAEEPVELQNVPKLKDIDTTIKLLNQLGTKIERNGSVFVDASGVNEFCAPYDLVKTMRASIWALGPLVARFGRGQVSLPGGCAIGARPVDLHITGLEQLGAEIKLEEGYVKASVEGRLKGAHIVMDKVSVGATVTIMSAATLATGTTVIENAAREPEIVDTANFLNTLGAKISGAGSDKITIEGVERLGGGVYRVLPDRIETGTFLIAAAVSGGKVMCRNTRPDTLDAVLAKLREAGADIEVGEDWISLDMHGKRPKAVTVRTAPHPGFPTDMQAQFSLLNLVAEGTGVITETIFENRFMHVPELIRMGAHAEIESNTVICHGVEQLSGAQVMATDLRASASLVIAGCIADGVTVVDRIYHIDRGYERIEDKLRALGANIERVKGE; encoded by the coding sequence ATGGATAAATTTCGTGTGCAGGGTCGGACCCGCCTGAGCGGTGAAGTGTCTATTTCCGGGGCCAAAAACGCCGCCCTGCCGATCCTGTTCGCCGCCCTGTTGGCGGAAGAGCCGGTCGAGCTGCAGAATGTCCCCAAGCTGAAGGACATCGACACCACCATTAAACTACTCAACCAGTTGGGTACCAAGATTGAGCGCAACGGTTCGGTCTTCGTGGACGCCAGCGGCGTGAACGAGTTTTGCGCCCCTTACGATCTGGTGAAAACCATGCGCGCCTCCATTTGGGCGCTGGGGCCGCTGGTGGCGCGTTTCGGCCGTGGCCAGGTTTCCCTGCCGGGCGGCTGCGCGATTGGCGCGCGTCCGGTCGATCTGCACATCACCGGGCTGGAGCAGTTGGGCGCCGAGATCAAGCTGGAAGAAGGCTACGTCAAGGCGTCCGTCGAGGGCCGTCTGAAGGGCGCGCACATCGTCATGGACAAGGTGAGCGTGGGCGCGACCGTGACCATCATGAGCGCTGCGACCCTGGCGACCGGCACCACCGTTATCGAAAACGCCGCGCGTGAGCCGGAAATTGTCGATACCGCCAACTTCCTCAACACGCTGGGCGCGAAGATCAGCGGCGCCGGCAGTGACAAGATCACCATCGAGGGCGTCGAGCGTCTGGGCGGCGGCGTGTACCGCGTGCTGCCTGACCGCATCGAGACCGGCACCTTCCTGATCGCCGCCGCGGTTTCCGGCGGCAAAGTGATGTGCCGCAACACCCGTCCGGACACGCTGGATGCGGTGCTGGCCAAGCTGCGCGAAGCCGGTGCCGATATCGAAGTGGGCGAAGACTGGATCAGCCTGGATATGCACGGCAAACGCCCGAAAGCGGTCACCGTGCGCACCGCGCCGCACCCGGGCTTCCCGACCGACATGCAGGCCCAGTTCAGCCTGCTGAACCTGGTGGCGGAAGGCACTGGCGTTATCACCGAAACCATCTTCGAAAATCGCTTCATGCACGTGCCGGAATTGATCCGCATGGGCGCGCACGCGGAGATCGAGAGCAACACCGTGATCTGCCATGGCGTTGAACAGCTGTCCGGTGCTCAAGTGATGGCGACCGATCTGCGCGCTTCCGCCAGCCTGGTGATCGCCGGCTGCATCGCCGACGGCGTGACCGTCGTCGATCGCATCTATCACATCGATCGCGGCTATGAGCGTATTGAAGACAAGCTGCGCGCGCTGGGTGCGAACATCGAACGCGTGAAAGGCGAGTAA
- the mlaC gene encoding phospholipid-binding protein MlaC: MFKRLLMVALLVVAPLASAADQTNPYSMMQEAAQKTFSRLKNEQPKIKQDPNYLRAIVHQELMPFVQVKYAGALVLGRYYKEATPAQREAYFTAFQAYLEQAYGQALAMYHGQTYQIAPEQPLGNADIVAIRVTIIDNGGRPPVRLDFQWRKNSKTGYWQAYDMIAEGVSMITTKQNEWASTLRTQGIDGLTKQLQAAAAQPITLDKKN, encoded by the coding sequence ATGTTTAAACGTTTACTGATGGTGGCTCTGCTGGTGGTTGCACCGCTGGCGAGCGCAGCCGACCAAACCAATCCTTACAGCATGATGCAAGAAGCGGCGCAGAAGACTTTCAGCCGTTTGAAGAACGAACAGCCGAAGATCAAGCAGGACCCGAACTACCTGCGTGCCATCGTGCATCAGGAACTGATGCCGTTCGTTCAGGTGAAATACGCCGGTGCGCTGGTGCTGGGGCGTTACTACAAAGAGGCAACGCCTGCGCAGCGCGAAGCTTACTTCACCGCCTTCCAGGCTTACCTGGAGCAGGCTTACGGCCAGGCGCTGGCGATGTATCACGGCCAGACTTACCAGATCGCGCCTGAACAGCCGCTGGGCAATGCCGACATCGTGGCTATTCGCGTCACCATCATCGACAACGGTGGCCGTCCGCCGGTGCGTCTGGATTTCCAATGGCGCAAGAACAGCAAAACCGGCTACTGGCAGGCGTATGACATGATCGCCGAAGGCGTCAGCATGATCACCACCAAGCAAAATGAGTGGGCGTCTACGCTGCGTACTCAGGGCATCGACGGCCTGACCAAACAGCTGCAGGCCGCCGCCGCGCAGCCTATCACGCTGGACAAGAAAAACTGA
- the mlaF gene encoding phospholipid ABC transporter ATP-binding protein MlaF, with translation MLQKADNLVEVRDMSFSRGDRRIFEDINLTVPRGKVTAIMGPSGIGKTTLLRLIGGQLAPDSGEIWFDGDNIPALSRRQLYDARKKMSMLFQSGALFTDLTVFENVAYPLREHSNLPEPLLRSTVLMKLEAVGLRGAAQLMPNELSGGMARRAALARAIALDPEMIMFDEPFVGQDPITMGVLVKLIDELNHALGITCIVVSHDVPEVLSIADYAYIVADHRVIAEGTTQQLQNNPDARVRQFLDGIADGPVPFRYPAGDYQTELLGLGSK, from the coding sequence ATGCTCCAAAAGGCAGATAATTTGGTCGAAGTGCGCGACATGAGCTTCTCGCGCGGCGACCGACGGATATTTGAAGACATCAACCTGACGGTGCCTCGCGGTAAGGTCACGGCGATCATGGGGCCATCGGGCATCGGCAAAACCACGCTGCTGCGCCTGATAGGCGGCCAGCTGGCGCCGGACAGCGGGGAGATTTGGTTCGACGGCGACAACATTCCCGCGTTGTCCCGCCGTCAGTTATACGACGCGCGCAAAAAAATGAGCATGCTGTTCCAGTCTGGCGCGCTGTTTACCGATTTGACCGTATTCGAAAACGTGGCCTACCCGCTGCGCGAGCACAGCAACCTGCCGGAGCCTTTGTTGCGCAGCACGGTGCTGATGAAGCTGGAAGCGGTGGGGCTGCGCGGCGCGGCTCAGCTGATGCCCAACGAGCTTTCCGGCGGCATGGCGCGCCGGGCGGCGTTGGCGCGCGCGATCGCGCTGGACCCGGAAATGATCATGTTCGACGAACCTTTCGTTGGCCAGGATCCGATCACCATGGGAGTGCTGGTCAAGCTGATCGATGAGCTGAACCATGCGCTGGGCATTACCTGCATCGTGGTGTCGCACGACGTGCCGGAGGTGCTGAGCATCGCCGACTACGCCTACATCGTGGCCGACCACCGGGTGATCGCCGAAGGCACCACGCAGCAATTGCAGAACAATCCTGATGCGCGCGTGCGCCAGTTCCTGGATGGTATAGCGGATGGGCCGGTGCCGTTCCGCTATCCGGCCGGGGATTATCAGACCGAACTGCTAGGCTTAGGGAGTAAATAA
- the mlaE gene encoding lipid asymmetry maintenance ABC transporter permease subunit MlaE, with amino-acid sequence MLLRALASLGRSGINTSASFGRAGLMLFNALIGRPEPGKQWPLLLKQLYSVGVQSLLIIMVSGLFIGMVLGLQGYIVLTTYSAEASLGMMVALSLLRELGPVVTALLFAGRAGSALTAEIGLMKATEQISSLEMMAVDPLRRIVAPRFWAGLISMPLLTIIFVAIGIWGGSVVGVDWKGIDSGFFWSAMQGAVEWKKDLLNCLIKSVVFAITVTWIAIFNGYDAVPTSEGISRATTRTVVHSSLAVLGLDFVLTALMFGN; translated from the coding sequence ATGTTATTAAGAGCGTTAGCGTCGTTGGGGCGCAGTGGCATCAACACCAGCGCCAGCTTCGGCCGCGCCGGGTTGATGCTGTTCAACGCGTTGATTGGCCGGCCGGAACCCGGCAAGCAGTGGCCGCTGCTGTTGAAACAGCTCTACAGCGTCGGCGTGCAGTCGCTGCTGATCATCATGGTCTCCGGGCTGTTTATCGGCATGGTGCTGGGCCTGCAGGGCTATATCGTGCTCACCACCTACAGCGCCGAGGCCAGCCTCGGCATGATGGTGGCGCTGTCGCTGCTGCGCGAACTGGGGCCGGTGGTCACGGCGCTGCTGTTCGCCGGCCGCGCCGGTTCCGCGCTCACGGCGGAAATCGGCCTGATGAAGGCGACGGAGCAGATCTCCAGCCTGGAAATGATGGCGGTCGATCCGCTGCGGCGCATCGTGGCGCCGCGCTTCTGGGCCGGGCTGATCAGCATGCCGCTATTGACCATCATTTTCGTGGCGATCGGCATTTGGGGCGGCTCGGTGGTCGGCGTGGACTGGAAAGGCATCGACAGCGGCTTCTTCTGGTCGGCGATGCAGGGCGCCGTGGAGTGGAAAAAAGATCTGCTCAACTGCCTGATCAAAAGCGTGGTATTCGCCATTACCGTAACCTGGATTGCCATTTTCAATGGGTACGACGCCGTGCCTACCTCTGAAGGGATTAGCCGGGCGACGACGCGTACCGTGGTGCATTCGTCACTGGCGGTGTTGGGATTGGATTTCGTGCTGACCGCACTGATGTTTGGGAATTGA